One Paenibacillus crassostreae DNA segment encodes these proteins:
- a CDS encoding diguanylate cyclase, with product MAVVVWTDLIIFILLLALFIYVFATVTMTQLHKIYLAFHFTMMLWPFYQFAIKITDSPSVQLLYVKLSFIDLALLTTGWLLFTFFLTDHSRYLRKSVIILLYMPILIIAISVIINPAGIFVLPMYDGYIQRTYGPLFWVILIVLVCYISISVYLIYSALKFNNTPRIKKQVMHVLKGVVILTAMVLLDILFNVVLASDLPVIPGFTSLGILLSAVFFVIAIHRDKVLDIVTIAHQDIIDTIEQGILVLDDDEIVVEINQSLLPYIHFHIGDRSDIEALLPPEQSASTIESFLHTYRNLPLERAEIGLFYPSENRYVHIHVSPIIVNNSKVGRIITFQNMTEILQLIHDTHLQNEILQERNLALTTIQEELFHTNQKLNHMAITDSLTGCYNRHYLTEQLEQEVKENMKHQVPFTILLIDIDFFKQVNDNYGHLVGDIVICDTVEVIKKTLRHTDILARYGGEEFIVYLPNTDQIRANIIAERLKTTIANNKVVVDDIAHDVSVTISMGLLSINNSTPIESSKSNIKLSDLFESVDNALYQAKESGRNQIVSIVG from the coding sequence TTGGCGGTTGTAGTATGGACTGACTTGATCATATTCATTCTTTTATTAGCACTATTCATATATGTGTTTGCTACTGTTACTATGACTCAATTACATAAAATCTATCTAGCATTCCACTTCACCATGATGTTATGGCCTTTCTATCAGTTTGCTATTAAGATAACGGATAGCCCGTCGGTGCAATTATTATATGTAAAACTATCATTTATTGACTTGGCTCTATTAACTACAGGCTGGTTACTCTTTACCTTTTTCCTTACAGATCATTCGCGATACCTGCGGAAAAGTGTAATCATTCTTCTTTATATGCCCATACTCATCATTGCCATAAGTGTAATCATTAACCCTGCTGGGATATTTGTCCTTCCCATGTACGATGGATATATTCAAAGAACCTACGGACCACTATTCTGGGTTATTCTTATTGTCTTGGTTTGCTATATTAGTATTTCTGTTTATCTCATATATTCAGCACTAAAATTCAATAACACCCCTCGTATAAAAAAACAAGTTATGCATGTACTTAAAGGAGTTGTGATACTGACTGCAATGGTGTTATTGGACATACTGTTCAATGTTGTATTGGCTTCAGACTTACCTGTTATTCCAGGTTTCACATCACTGGGTATTCTGCTCTCCGCTGTCTTTTTTGTGATTGCCATTCATCGTGATAAAGTATTGGATATTGTGACTATAGCTCATCAGGATATTATTGATACTATCGAACAAGGGATTTTGGTTCTCGATGATGATGAGATCGTTGTTGAAATCAATCAGTCGTTACTTCCTTATATTCATTTTCATATTGGTGATCGTTCCGATATAGAGGCTCTACTACCACCAGAACAGTCAGCAAGCACAATTGAGTCATTCTTACATACGTACCGAAATCTACCACTAGAAAGAGCAGAAATTGGGTTATTCTATCCAAGCGAAAATCGATACGTACATATTCATGTTTCACCTATCATTGTAAATAATTCCAAAGTTGGACGAATTATTACATTTCAAAATATGACCGAGATTCTTCAGCTCATCCATGATACTCACCTTCAGAATGAAATTCTACAAGAGCGTAATCTAGCATTGACAACAATACAAGAAGAATTGTTCCACACCAACCAGAAACTCAACCATATGGCTATAACCGACAGTTTAACAGGTTGCTATAATCGTCATTATTTGACGGAACAGTTAGAACAAGAAGTGAAGGAGAATATGAAACATCAAGTGCCTTTCACTATACTCCTTATTGATATTGACTTCTTCAAACAAGTCAATGATAACTATGGTCATTTAGTCGGTGATATTGTGATATGCGACACAGTAGAAGTGATTAAAAAGACATTACGTCACACCGATATTCTGGCTCGCTATGGTGGAGAGGAATTCATCGTTTATTTACCCAATACGGATCAAATACGGGCAAATATAATAGCTGAACGCCTTAAAACAACCATCGCGAACAATAAAGTAGTCGTGGACGATATTGCTCACGATGTATCAGTTACGATAAGCATGGGGCTGCTATCCATTAATAATTCGACACCTATAGAATCCAGTAAGTCTAATATAAAATTAAGTGATCTATTTGAATCGGTGGATAACGCTCTATATCAAGCTAAAGAGAGTGGGCGCAACCAAATTGTTAGTATTGTGGGATAA
- a CDS encoding GHKL domain-containing protein yields the protein MSVKLLISYYYIGKSAEVALAKQYIEIARDIAERLDKDVYQEFLLTKQDDENRKQIKQYLEQYYNHINALYIYVLMLDDTDISKVMVSAVPSGVKDLAISSPCSVPATQVSEAKKGQSYFTNIIKDGSYGSYLSVGAPFYSEDGKILGVIAIDIDANELMLVRNQVLKSNIFILVIDVLFAIVLLFVTFSLYRWYKFQMKQDLKESEKMYISELRRVTDTIKSNRHDMINHLQVLIGLMDMQLYDKANDYLKQLTNESRIVDMSLRIKNPILMVLFQSKWELALSKNIQMYFETDQNEYSRVESMDLARIFANLLDNAIEATETYMGVLPKEIHVVCKTVGEKYLFAVENTAQLASKEQKTLLQNSYTTKENTRPGRGNGLGIIKRTVEIYKGDIYCQHKNDKFYIEIKM from the coding sequence ATGAGTGTCAAACTGTTGATTTCATATTATTATATAGGTAAATCGGCGGAAGTCGCACTTGCAAAGCAATATATAGAAATAGCCAGAGATATTGCCGAGAGGCTGGATAAAGACGTATATCAAGAGTTTCTATTAACTAAACAGGATGATGAGAATCGTAAACAAATTAAACAATATTTAGAACAATATTATAATCATATAAATGCACTGTATATATATGTTTTGATGCTTGATGATACAGATATATCTAAAGTAATGGTATCTGCAGTTCCCTCAGGTGTGAAAGACTTGGCAATATCCTCCCCTTGTTCAGTTCCTGCTACTCAAGTAAGTGAAGCAAAGAAGGGCCAGAGCTACTTTACTAATATTATAAAAGATGGGAGCTATGGTTCATACTTATCTGTTGGAGCACCATTTTACAGTGAAGATGGAAAGATACTTGGAGTTATTGCCATTGATATTGATGCTAATGAATTAATGCTAGTGCGGAACCAAGTCCTTAAAAGTAATATTTTTATATTAGTAATTGATGTTTTATTCGCGATTGTATTGTTATTTGTTACATTTAGCTTATACCGTTGGTATAAATTTCAGATGAAGCAGGATTTGAAAGAATCGGAGAAAATGTATATATCTGAACTTAGAAGAGTAACGGATACGATTAAATCAAACAGACATGATATGATTAACCATCTTCAAGTTCTCATCGGATTAATGGATATGCAGCTGTATGATAAAGCGAATGACTATTTAAAACAATTGACGAATGAATCCAGAATTGTGGATATGTCCTTACGTATTAAAAACCCGATTCTGATGGTCTTATTTCAAAGTAAATGGGAACTTGCTCTATCTAAAAATATTCAAATGTACTTTGAGACGGATCAGAACGAATATAGCAGAGTGGAGTCAATGGACTTAGCCAGAATTTTTGCGAATCTCTTGGATAATGCAATTGAAGCGACAGAGACGTATATGGGTGTATTGCCTAAAGAGATTCATGTTGTTTGTAAAACAGTTGGTGAGAAATATTTGTTCGCAGTGGAGAATACGGCTCAACTTGCATCTAAAGAACAAAAGACACTACTGCAAAATAGTTATACTACAAAAGAGAATACACGCCCAGGTAGAGGCAACGGTTTAGGGATTATTAAAAGAACGGTTGAGATATACAAAGGGGATATATATTGTCAGCATAAAAATGATAAATTTTATATTGAGATAAAAATGTAG
- a CDS encoding putative bifunctional diguanylate cyclase/phosphodiesterase → MIRRKNKASNPNTGSQLEPINKRTFSPVWASSKIAGVYFIIGFLWILLTDKIVSYFTQDSELIRLINMFKDWLFILMTALLIFGLILGTLNRIQKMEKKLRIAYKDRVSAYQNLEATYEEIIATEDELRQQYDQLIEQQHKLTKSEEKMHQLAYHDLLTGLPNQIDLYENGANKILEFSNTNVALMFIDIDNFKYINDTMGHEFGDRLIVKTSQRLISIVEQRGEVYRFGGDEFIILLHSIKNPDDVQVVAHEILHGFKKTIEMDNSQLHISISIGISIYPEHGNNIMELVKRADIAMHKAKEAGKDRILVFDYPMNDSFIERMHLEKQLFMAMENNEFELYYQPQMDLTRNTITGLEALLRWNNPELGEVSPHKFIKAAEDSHLIIPLGTWVLTTACTFLKKLHDSGLHHLTMSINISMIQLLQADFNEIVLDTIQTCGLDPAYLELEITESVLVESYDLVTSKLNELKKHNIKIALDDFGTGYSSLSYLTNLPISTLKIDKSFIDSIRTGTHQDALIEQIIIIGKRMNMCVIAEGVEQTMQLEYLQEQGCDKIQGYLYSKPLSAQNVIQFLNPN, encoded by the coding sequence GTGATACGAAGAAAGAATAAAGCGAGCAATCCTAATACGGGCAGCCAATTAGAACCAATTAATAAACGAACATTCAGCCCTGTATGGGCGTCCTCTAAAATTGCCGGTGTATATTTCATTATAGGATTCTTATGGATTCTATTAACCGATAAAATCGTTTCTTATTTCACGCAAGACTCTGAATTAATCAGATTGATTAATATGTTCAAAGATTGGCTATTCATTCTTATGACAGCATTACTTATCTTTGGATTAATTCTAGGGACGCTTAATCGTATTCAAAAGATGGAGAAGAAGCTACGAATCGCATACAAAGATAGAGTGTCTGCTTATCAAAATCTCGAAGCTACATATGAAGAAATCATAGCTACTGAGGACGAACTCAGACAACAATACGATCAACTGATTGAACAGCAACACAAGCTTACTAAAAGTGAAGAGAAGATGCATCAATTAGCCTATCACGATTTATTAACTGGTTTACCTAACCAAATAGATTTGTATGAAAATGGAGCTAATAAGATCCTTGAATTCTCCAATACTAATGTGGCTTTGATGTTTATTGATATTGATAATTTTAAATACATTAATGATACGATGGGCCATGAATTTGGTGATCGCCTGATTGTGAAGACAAGTCAGAGACTTATCTCTATTGTAGAACAAAGGGGTGAAGTTTACCGATTTGGTGGTGATGAATTCATCATTCTTTTACATTCGATCAAGAATCCAGATGACGTACAAGTAGTTGCCCATGAGATTCTGCATGGATTTAAGAAAACCATCGAGATGGACAACAGCCAATTACATATCAGTATTAGTATCGGTATCAGTATCTACCCAGAACATGGAAACAATATTATGGAATTAGTAAAACGTGCGGATATTGCTATGCATAAAGCGAAAGAAGCAGGTAAGGACCGCATTCTCGTCTTTGATTACCCCATGAATGATTCTTTCATTGAAAGGATGCACCTTGAGAAACAGTTATTTATGGCTATGGAGAACAATGAATTTGAACTCTATTATCAACCACAGATGGATTTGACACGGAATACGATTACGGGCTTAGAAGCACTTCTACGTTGGAACAATCCGGAGTTGGGAGAAGTCTCCCCTCATAAGTTCATCAAAGCAGCCGAAGATTCGCATCTGATTATTCCTTTGGGAACCTGGGTATTAACCACGGCCTGTACCTTCCTAAAGAAACTTCATGATTCTGGATTACATCACTTAACGATGTCTATCAACATTTCGATGATCCAATTACTGCAAGCTGATTTCAATGAAATTGTTCTAGACACTATACAAACCTGTGGTCTTGATCCTGCCTATCTGGAGCTAGAGATTACAGAGAGCGTGCTAGTTGAATCTTATGATCTTGTAACTAGCAAATTAAATGAACTAAAGAAACACAATATTAAAATTGCACTTGATGATTTTGGGACAGGTTATTCATCTTTGAGTTATCTGACAAATTTACCAATATCTACTTTAAAAATAGACAAGTCCTTTATTGATTCCATTCGGACGGGAACACATCAAGACGCTTTAATAGAGCAAATTATTATCATCGGTAAAAGAATGAATATGTGTGTCATTGCAGAGGGTGTAGAGCAGACAATGCAGCTGGAGTACTTACAAGAACAAGGCTGTGATAAAATTCAAGGTTATTTGTATAGCAAACCATTATCAGCACAAAACGTGATACAGTTCTTAAACCCCAATTGA
- a CDS encoding ring-cleaving dioxygenase: MNGLKGIHHVTAITSSAEKNYEFFTNVLGMRLVKKTVNQDDIQSYHLFFADDKGSAGTDMTFFDFPGIRKGTHGTDEIYKTSLRVPSDAALDYWVKRFDRLDVQHHGIQELFGKKVLGFVDFDDQQYQLISDERNEGVPSGTPWQNGPVPLEFAITGLGPIFVRISNFDYFKEMMEKVLMFKEIAKEGSKHLFEVGEGGNGAQVVVDYNTILPRAQQGYGTVHHTAFRVEDRKVLDEWTERLDQFNFSTSGYVDRHFFESLYCRVAPQILFEFATDGPGFMGDEPYETLGEKLSLPPFLEPQREQIERLVRPINTVRSTQQYIKE; this comes from the coding sequence ATGAACGGATTAAAAGGAATACATCATGTTACAGCGATTACAAGTAGTGCAGAGAAAAACTACGAGTTTTTCACAAATGTTCTAGGCATGCGTTTAGTTAAGAAAACAGTGAATCAAGATGATATACAGTCTTATCACCTGTTCTTTGCGGATGATAAGGGGAGTGCAGGGACAGACATGACATTCTTCGACTTTCCAGGGATTCGCAAGGGAACGCATGGTACGGATGAGATTTACAAAACCTCACTTCGTGTACCAAGTGATGCGGCATTGGATTACTGGGTGAAACGTTTTGATCGCCTGGATGTACAACATCACGGCATTCAAGAGTTGTTCGGTAAAAAGGTACTAGGCTTCGTCGATTTTGATGATCAACAATATCAATTGATTTCAGATGAACGGAATGAAGGAGTACCTTCAGGAACACCTTGGCAGAATGGACCAGTTCCATTGGAATTTGCAATTACTGGACTAGGACCAATCTTTGTCCGTATTTCAAACTTTGATTACTTCAAAGAAATGATGGAAAAAGTTCTAATGTTTAAAGAAATTGCTAAGGAAGGATCCAAACATCTATTTGAGGTAGGAGAGGGAGGAAATGGTGCGCAAGTCGTAGTTGATTATAATACGATTCTGCCTAGAGCACAGCAAGGATACGGGACCGTTCATCATACAGCTTTTCGTGTTGAGGATCGTAAGGTATTAGACGAATGGACTGAGCGTCTAGATCAATTCAACTTCTCAACTTCGGGTTATGTCGATCGTCATTTCTTTGAATCATTATACTGCCGGGTTGCTCCACAGATTCTATTCGAATTTGCAACAGATGGTCCAGGGTTTATGGGCGACGAGCCTTATGAAACATTGGGTGAGAAGCTATCCTTACCCCCATTCTTAGAACCTCAACGCGAGCAAATTGAGAGATTAGTTCGCCCAATAAATACGGTGCGGAGTACGCAACAGTATATTAAAGAGTAA